The DNA segment ATGTCCGCATCGACCTGGGCCATCTTGGCGATCTCGTCAGGGGTCGTCACGCCGCGAAGGACCTTGAGTTTGCCGTCGTGAACGAGCGACCGCATTCCATTGTTGATCGCGGCCTTGCGGAGCTGGGAGATCGAGGCCTTGTTGAACGCCAGTTCACGGATCTCCGAGTTCATCTGCATCATCTCAAAGATCGCCTGGCGGCCGCGGAACCCGGTGTTGTTGCAGTTGGAGCACCCGACCGGCTTGAGCACCCGGCCGGCGGCCTCTTCGGGGGAGATATCGGTAAGCGCCAGGAACTTGTGATCCGGCTCCGGATCCGGGGCCTTGCACTGCTTGCAGAGCACGCGGATGAGCCGCTGGGCCATGACGGCCTGGATCGACGAAGCCACGAGGAAGGGCTTGATGCCCATATCGATGAGGCGCGTGATCGCGCTGGGCGCGTCGTTGGTGTGCAGCGTGGAGAACACGAGGTGACCGGTAAGCGCGGCCTGGATGGCGATCTCACCGACCTCGCGGTCGCGGATCTCGCCCACCAGGATGATGTTGGGCGCCTGGCGGAGCATCGTGCGCAGGATCGTCGGGAATCCCAGCCCGATCTTCTCGTTCACCTGGACCTGGTTGATCCCCTCGAAGTTGTACTCGATGGGGTCCTCGGCCGTGATGATCTTCTTGTCCGGACGATTCAGCACATCGAGCGCCGAGTACAGCGTCGTCGTCTTGCCTGAGCCGGTGGGGCCGGTCACGAGGAAGATGCCGTTGGGCCGGCGGATGATGCGGTTGAAGACGGCGAGGTTCTCTTCCTCGAAGCCGAGATTGACCAGGCCGATCCGGACCGAATCCGGCCGGAGAATACGCAGCACGACCGACTCGCCGTGGTACACCGGGCACGCCGAGACACGGAAATCGATGCTCACATCGTCGACCGGGATCTTGATGCGGCCGTCCTGCGGCACACGCTTCTCGGCGATGTTCATGCCAGACATCAGCTTGAAGCGGCTGAGCACGGAGTTCTGCATGCGCTTGGGCAGGTTGTCCCGCTCGATACACACGCCATCGATCCGGTAGCGAAGCCGAACGCGGTCGGCCATCGGCTCGATGTGCACGTCCGACGCCCGCATCTTCACCGCCTCGGTGAGGATGCGGGTGCACAGGCGGACGATCGGCGCTTCCTCTGCGGCGATATCGATCGACTTGTCAACCGACCGGTCAACCGAGCGATCGATCGTGCGATCGATGGACTCGGTCACCAGGCTCTCGTTCGCGCCGATGAGCTTGTTGTCCGCCTTGAGCTTGGTATCGATGAACTTCTTGATCTGCCCCCGCCCGGACAGCCTCGGATCGATCTCGACATTGAGCCGGAACCGAAGCATGTCCTGCAGTTCCAGGTCCATGGGGTCATGGATGACCAGTTGCAGGCGCCCGCCCGCCTTGGCCAGGGGCAGGATCAGGTGCTTCTTGATGAGGTCCTCGGGGATGAGCTTGGAGTCGATGCGGCTTGCGACCCCATCGGCCGACAGGTCGACGTACTCCATCCCGAACTGGTTGGCCAGGGCCTTGGCCACCTGGTCCTCGGTGACAAACCCGA comes from the Phycisphaeraceae bacterium genome and includes:
- the tadA gene encoding Flp pilus assembly complex ATPase component TadA, which codes for MARSRKKLGEILVGWGAVTQAQVDKALEAGKASRKRIGESLVDLGFVTEDQVAKALANQFGMEYVDLSADGVASRIDSKLIPEDLIKKHLILPLAKAGGRLQLVIHDPMDLELQDMLRFRLNVEIDPRLSGRGQIKKFIDTKLKADNKLIGANESLVTESIDRTIDRSVDRSVDKSIDIAAEEAPIVRLCTRILTEAVKMRASDVHIEPMADRVRLRYRIDGVCIERDNLPKRMQNSVLSRFKLMSGMNIAEKRVPQDGRIKIPVDDVSIDFRVSACPVYHGESVVLRILRPDSVRIGLVNLGFEEENLAVFNRIIRRPNGIFLVTGPTGSGKTTTLYSALDVLNRPDKKIITAEDPIEYNFEGINQVQVNEKIGLGFPTILRTMLRQAPNIILVGEIRDREVGEIAIQAALTGHLVFSTLHTNDAPSAITRLIDMGIKPFLVASSIQAVMAQRLIRVLCKQCKAPDPEPDHKFLALTDISPEEAAGRVLKPVGCSNCNNTGFRGRQAIFEMMQMNSEIRELAFNKASISQLRKAAINNGMRSLVHDGKLKVLRGVTTPDEIAKMAQVDADMATVEAQEV